One window from the genome of Marinilabiliales bacterium encodes:
- a CDS encoding SOS response-associated peptidase, giving the protein MCYHYSIARTATEIAARYGIEPAPVPINPEPVYYHVNGFNHNPLPVVYKDVDGGHLKLEFMRWGLVPGWVKGEDQAMKMRSATLNARAETVADKPSFRAAFRYRPCLVPATGYFEWMHHKGKKYPFFIHLPGRELFSFAGVWEEWINEQSGEILRSYSIITCDANPLAARIHNTKKRMPAILSENSAGVWLETDENRDSRLALLKPYEDSEMDAYSISRLITSRNKDSNSPEVTEPYRYPELN; this is encoded by the coding sequence ATGTGTTACCATTACTCCATAGCCAGAACAGCTACAGAAATAGCAGCCAGGTACGGGATTGAGCCTGCTCCTGTCCCCATCAATCCGGAGCCTGTATATTATCATGTAAACGGATTTAATCATAATCCCCTGCCGGTTGTCTATAAGGATGTTGATGGCGGTCATTTAAAGCTGGAGTTTATGAGATGGGGACTGGTACCCGGGTGGGTGAAAGGGGAGGATCAGGCAATGAAGATGAGGAGCGCCACCCTTAATGCAAGGGCAGAGACGGTTGCCGACAAGCCCAGCTTCAGGGCGGCTTTCCGCTACAGACCATGCCTGGTACCTGCGACCGGTTATTTTGAATGGATGCATCACAAGGGTAAAAAATACCCGTTTTTTATCCATTTGCCGGGCAGAGAGCTGTTTTCATTTGCCGGAGTATGGGAAGAGTGGATCAATGAGCAGTCCGGCGAAATATTGCGCTCCTATTCAATTATAACCTGTGATGCAAATCCACTTGCAGCCAGGATACACAATACCAAAAAACGGATGCCGGCAATTCTTAGTGAGAATTCTGCCGGAGTGTGGCTGGAAACAGATGAAAACAGAGATTCGCGGCTGGCACTGCTTAAACCATATGAAGATTCTGAGATGGATGCATACAGCATAAGCAGGCTTATAACCTCGAGGAACAAGGATTCTAATTCACCTGAAGTAACTGAACCATACAGGTATCCGGAGCTTAACTAA
- a CDS encoding SPOR domain-containing protein: MNIRSGLVPGAIFVLFLLVSYNSFAQLDIWPYLKELSHDMNDDGPEFIRQADQQRQYAENLISVSAEAGRREGIEDGFGELFKASEILFDLLDTHMEVAKGGVPYPLPSEMGRASEMERKSASYIEKAGQLKKEAADIRDGNKAVSVLYMAWDLKMIAILHKVRALYIYQDFPMIYEYPWSYDYTVLEDSPREAKGTIEAGHQEEPGNNAEGQDIENTPFEEAFDTGIHYIIQIAAHTGEIGERQLNAIYQGEERVSVMFEDGWYKYFIGPYETYEEADSAMKTSGLRNVFIAAYYEGQRISVGEARRREAGGN, encoded by the coding sequence ATGAATATCAGATCGGGCCTGGTACCGGGAGCTATATTTGTTTTATTTTTATTGGTTTCATATAACTCTTTTGCACAGTTAGATATATGGCCTTATCTGAAGGAATTAAGTCATGACATGAATGATGACGGCCCTGAATTTATAAGGCAGGCTGACCAGCAGAGGCAGTATGCCGAAAACCTGATATCTGTTTCAGCTGAAGCAGGAAGGAGGGAAGGTATAGAAGACGGATTCGGCGAATTGTTCAAGGCGTCTGAAATCCTGTTCGATCTGCTTGACACCCATATGGAAGTTGCCAAAGGGGGTGTTCCTTATCCGCTTCCCTCTGAAATGGGAAGAGCTTCTGAAATGGAGCGGAAGTCCGCCAGCTACATCGAAAAAGCCGGGCAGCTGAAGAAGGAGGCGGCGGATATCCGTGATGGTAATAAAGCCGTATCTGTTCTCTATATGGCCTGGGATCTGAAAATGATTGCCATACTTCACAAAGTCAGGGCACTGTATATCTACCAGGACTTTCCCATGATCTATGAATACCCCTGGAGTTATGATTATACTGTTCTTGAGGACTCCCCGAGAGAGGCAAAGGGAACAATAGAGGCTGGCCACCAGGAGGAACCCGGAAACAATGCAGAAGGCCAGGATATTGAGAATACTCCATTTGAGGAAGCATTTGATACGGGCATTCATTACATAATACAGATTGCCGCTCATACCGGGGAGATAGGCGAACGTCAGCTCAATGCAATATACCAGGGTGAAGAAAGGGTTAGTGTAATGTTTGAGGACGGGTGGTACAAGTATTTTATAGGTCCTTACGAAACTTATGAGGAGGCTGACAGCGCCATGAAAACCTCAGGACTCAGAAATGTATTCATTGCAGCTTATTACGAGGGACAAAGGATAAGCGTGGGAGAAGCAAGAAGGAGGGAGGCCGGAGGGAACTGA
- a CDS encoding AEC family transporter — protein MQSEIIITQIIMLGIVVIIGAAAAKTGIITENLKEGIASLVFNITLPLLILSSFTALDITWDLLRNGIMVIILAYLAIFFMLMTGRFSARLQKMRPETSSIHVMHTAFGNIVFLGFPLMDALFPGGQGLFYATLFYLVSNSVMWTAGVNILSNKHKPDTTSTVKNLLNPNTLAFVIGIALMMGRVNLPAVIDVPLRGLGQTTHYLSMLYIGGMLAQTNIRGVFAMKRVYLLSLNKMIVSPAILIILFSLLLRVFSLEMDTVAFSVVVLQAGTPCMAIIVVLARRFNADDIHATENVFVTTLFSILTLPFLYWMVQAIAF, from the coding sequence ATGCAATCAGAGATCATTATCACACAGATCATAATGCTCGGCATTGTTGTGATCATAGGTGCAGCAGCAGCTAAAACAGGCATTATTACCGAAAATCTTAAGGAAGGCATCGCCTCTCTCGTATTTAATATAACACTGCCGCTGTTGATACTCAGCTCGTTTACCGCGCTTGATATAACCTGGGATCTGCTGAGAAACGGGATAATGGTTATAATTCTTGCCTATTTGGCTATATTCTTTATGCTTATGACGGGCAGGTTCTCTGCCCGGCTGCAAAAGATGAGACCTGAGACCTCATCCATACATGTAATGCACACTGCCTTCGGTAACATTGTATTCCTCGGGTTTCCCCTGATGGATGCACTATTTCCGGGAGGACAGGGCCTTTTTTATGCCACCCTGTTCTACCTGGTATCAAATTCGGTGATGTGGACCGCCGGTGTCAATATTCTAAGCAATAAGCATAAACCGGATACGACAAGTACGGTAAAGAACCTGCTGAATCCTAACACTCTGGCATTTGTGATTGGAATAGCGCTTATGATGGGAAGAGTTAACCTGCCGGCTGTGATTGATGTTCCACTACGCGGACTGGGTCAGACAACACACTACCTGTCAATGCTCTACATAGGGGGAATGCTTGCACAAACCAACATTCGCGGCGTGTTTGCAATGAAGCGCGTCTATCTCCTGTCACTTAACAAGATGATTGTTTCCCCTGCCATACTTATTATATTGTTCAGCCTGCTTTTAAGAGTTTTTTCTCTGGAAATGGACACGGTGGCATTCTCTGTTGTAGTCCTGCAGGCAGGCACCCCCTGTATGGCAATAATTGTTGTTCTTGCAAGAAGGTTCAATGCCGATGATATTCATGCAACAGAGAATGTATTTGTTACAACACTTTTCAGTATCTTAACGCTTCCATTTCTTTACTGGATGGTGCAAGCAATTGCATTTTAG
- a CDS encoding DUF1987 domain-containing protein, whose amino-acid sequence MEPLLIESTNRTPLISLSPAGKFKIHGRSIHENPAKFFEPVIDWMNNYVLKPEETTVFDIKLEYFNSSSQRFILDVLRILTDNLEGKKLIINWHYESGDDDLLERGQYYESILNKKFNLIEFE is encoded by the coding sequence ATGGAGCCCCTTCTTATTGAAAGTACCAACCGGACACCATTAATCAGCTTATCACCTGCCGGAAAATTCAAAATACACGGCAGGTCCATTCATGAGAATCCTGCAAAATTTTTCGAGCCTGTCATTGACTGGATGAATAACTACGTACTGAAACCTGAAGAAACAACTGTATTTGACATTAAGCTTGAATATTTCAATTCAAGCTCCCAGCGGTTCATCCTTGACGTGCTAAGGATACTGACAGACAATCTGGAGGGGAAAAAACTAATAATCAACTGGCACTACGAAAGCGGCGATGACGACCTGCTTGAGCGCGGCCAGTACTATGAATCAATCCTTAATAAAAAATTCAATCTTATTGAATTTGAATAG
- the accC gene encoding acetyl-CoA carboxylase biotin carboxylase subunit gives MIRKILIANRGEIAVRIIRSCREMGIKTVAVFSDADRKALHVRYADEAVHIGPSPSAESYLVKEKIIEAAKRAGADAIHPGYGFLSENAGFAEMVRNEGIIFIGPQAESIRLMGDKISARSIMTQAGVPVVPGTKGRVSSDKEALDMIAGIGFPLMIKASAGGGGKGMRLVYEEKDFLGALGAARSESMASFGDDSVYIEKYITSPHHIEFQVLADSHGNVIHLCERECSIQRRHQKIVEETPSPIMTPELRREMGEKAIAAAHSVSYEGAGTIEFLVDENLNYYFLEMNTRLQVEHPITERVTGVDLVKEQIRIASGEKLAYSQDDIFQDGHAIECRIYAEDPENNFMPSPGLIRKITEPMGFGVRTDGYVYEGYEIPIYYDPMISKLITWGKTRDEAITRMSRSLDEYYIMGIRTSIDFLKRIMEIPEFIRGEYDTHFIEKHYDELFECPESLPVFEDLAMIVAYMEYLEKAKIRTNGTPTQPVSNWKIQNRSKNMARR, from the coding sequence ATGATACGGAAAATTTTGATTGCCAACAGGGGCGAGATTGCAGTCCGGATTATCCGCTCCTGCAGGGAAATGGGAATAAAAACCGTTGCTGTGTTTTCTGATGCCGACAGGAAGGCATTACATGTCAGATATGCTGATGAAGCAGTGCATATAGGGCCATCTCCGTCAGCAGAAAGCTACCTGGTAAAAGAGAAAATAATTGAAGCTGCAAAACGTGCGGGAGCCGATGCCATTCACCCCGGTTACGGCTTTTTGTCTGAAAATGCCGGTTTTGCCGAAATGGTCCGTAACGAGGGCATTATATTTATCGGCCCCCAGGCTGAAAGCATAAGGCTTATGGGCGACAAAATATCAGCCCGGAGCATAATGACACAAGCCGGGGTTCCGGTTGTGCCAGGAACGAAAGGAAGGGTAAGTAGTGATAAGGAGGCACTTGATATGATAGCCGGGATAGGGTTCCCCTTAATGATCAAGGCGAGTGCCGGAGGAGGAGGCAAAGGGATGAGGCTGGTATATGAGGAAAAAGATTTCCTCGGCGCCCTTGGCGCTGCCCGTTCCGAATCAATGGCATCTTTTGGAGATGATTCCGTTTATATAGAAAAGTACATTACCTCGCCACACCATATTGAATTCCAGGTTCTGGCCGATAGTCACGGGAACGTGATCCATCTGTGTGAACGCGAGTGTTCAATACAGCGAAGGCACCAGAAAATTGTCGAAGAGACCCCCTCTCCCATCATGACACCAGAACTGAGGCGTGAGATGGGAGAAAAAGCTATTGCCGCTGCACATTCAGTCAGTTATGAAGGGGCCGGCACTATTGAGTTCCTTGTTGATGAAAACCTTAATTATTATTTCCTTGAAATGAATACAAGGCTTCAGGTTGAGCATCCGATCACCGAGCGGGTGACAGGCGTCGACCTGGTCAAGGAGCAGATAAGGATTGCATCAGGTGAAAAACTTGCATACAGCCAGGATGATATTTTCCAGGATGGCCATGCCATCGAGTGCCGTATATATGCCGAGGATCCCGAAAATAACTTTATGCCGAGTCCCGGACTGATAAGGAAGATAACTGAGCCGATGGGTTTTGGGGTAAGGACTGACGGCTATGTTTATGAAGGTTATGAAATACCCATTTATTACGACCCGATGATCTCCAAGCTGATTACATGGGGTAAAACAAGAGATGAAGCAATCACCCGTATGTCTAGATCACTCGATGAATACTACATCATGGGTATCCGGACATCTATAGATTTCCTCAAACGGATAATGGAAATACCTGAATTTATCAGGGGTGAATACGATACCCATTTTATTGAAAAACATTACGACGAGCTGTTCGAATGTCCGGAAAGCCTTCCGGTATTTGAAGACCTGGCAATGATTGTGGCTTATATGGAATATCTTGAAAAGGCAAAGATCAGGACAAACGGGACACCCACCCAGCCTGTATCAAACTGGAAAATTCAGAACAGGAGTAAGAACATGGCAAGGCGTTAA